In the Streptomyces formicae genome, one interval contains:
- the aceB gene encoding malate synthase A, whose protein sequence is MSALAPSPLAIVDAEPLPRQEEVLTDAALAFVAELHRLFTPRRDELLARRAERRAEIARTSTLDFLPETAAIRADDSWRVAPAPAALNDRRVEITGPTDRKMTINALNSGAKVWLADFEDASAPTWENVVLGQLNLADAYERRIDFTDERTGKSYALKEGGELATVVMRPRGWHLDERHLQLDGQPVPGALVDFGLYFFHNAKRLIELGKGPYFYLPKTESYLEARLWNDIFVFAQDYVGIPQGTVRATVLIETITAAYEMEEILYELRDHASGLNAGRWDYLFSIVKNFRDGGSKFVLPDRNLVTMTAPFMRAYTELLVRTCHKRGAHAIGGMAAFIPSRRDAEVNKVAFEKVRADKDREAGDGFDGSWVAHPDLVPIAMESFDAVLGEKPNQKDRLREDVNVAPGDLIAIDSLDAKPTYDGLVNAVQVGIRYIEAWLRGLGAVAIFNLMEDAATAEISRSQIWQWINAGVVFENGETATADLARKVAAEELTAIRTEIGDEAFTTGKWQQAHDLLLQVSLDADYADFLTLPAYEQLR, encoded by the coding sequence ATGTCCGCACTAGCGCCGTCGCCGCTGGCCATCGTCGACGCAGAGCCCCTGCCCCGGCAGGAGGAGGTGCTCACCGACGCGGCCCTCGCCTTTGTGGCCGAGCTGCACCGGCTGTTCACGCCCCGGCGTGACGAGCTCCTCGCCCGCCGCGCCGAGCGCCGTGCGGAGATCGCCCGCACGTCGACCCTCGACTTCCTGCCGGAGACGGCCGCGATCCGCGCGGACGACTCGTGGCGGGTCGCCCCGGCGCCCGCCGCGCTGAACGACCGCCGCGTGGAGATCACGGGCCCGACCGACCGCAAGATGACCATCAACGCCCTGAACTCGGGCGCCAAGGTCTGGCTCGCCGACTTCGAGGACGCCTCCGCGCCCACCTGGGAGAACGTGGTCCTCGGTCAGCTCAACCTCGCCGACGCCTACGAGCGCCGCATCGACTTCACGGACGAGCGCACCGGCAAGTCGTACGCCCTGAAGGAGGGTGGCGAGCTCGCCACCGTCGTGATGCGCCCGCGCGGCTGGCACCTGGACGAGCGCCACCTGCAGCTCGACGGCCAGCCCGTCCCCGGCGCGCTCGTCGACTTCGGCCTGTACTTCTTCCACAACGCCAAGCGCCTCATCGAGCTCGGCAAGGGCCCGTACTTCTACCTCCCGAAGACGGAGTCGTACCTGGAGGCGCGCCTCTGGAACGACATCTTCGTCTTCGCGCAGGACTACGTCGGCATCCCGCAGGGCACCGTCCGCGCCACGGTCCTCATCGAGACGATCACGGCCGCGTACGAGATGGAGGAGATCCTCTACGAGCTGCGCGATCACGCCTCGGGCCTGAACGCGGGCCGCTGGGACTACCTCTTCTCCATCGTCAAGAACTTCCGTGACGGCGGCTCGAAGTTCGTCCTGCCGGACCGCAACCTGGTCACGATGACCGCCCCCTTCATGCGGGCGTACACCGAACTCCTCGTCCGCACCTGCCACAAGCGCGGCGCGCACGCGATCGGCGGCATGGCCGCGTTCATCCCGTCGCGGCGGGACGCCGAGGTCAACAAGGTGGCGTTCGAGAAGGTCCGCGCCGACAAGGACCGCGAGGCGGGCGACGGCTTCGACGGCTCCTGGGTCGCGCACCCGGACCTCGTCCCGATCGCGATGGAGTCCTTCGACGCGGTCCTGGGCGAGAAGCCCAACCAGAAGGACCGCCTGCGCGAGGACGTCAACGTCGCCCCCGGCGACCTGATCGCGATCGACTCCCTCGACGCGAAGCCCACCTACGACGGCCTGGTCAACGCCGTCCAGGTCGGCATCCGCTACATCGAGGCCTGGCTGCGCGGCCTCGGCGCCGTCGCCATCTTCAACCTCATGGAGGACGCGGCCACCGCCGAGATCTCGCGCTCGCAGATCTGGCAGTGGATCAACGCGGGCGTCGTCTTCGAGAACGGCGAAACGGCCACGGCCGACCTCGCCCGCAAGGTCGCCGCAGAGGAACTCACCGCGATCCGCACCGAGATCGGCGACGAGGCCTTCACCACAGGCAAGTGGCAGCAGGCCCACGACCTCCTCCTCCAGGTCTCCCTGGACGCGGACTACGCGGACTTCCTGACCCTCCCGGCATACGAGCAACTGCGCTGA
- a CDS encoding nucleotidyltransferase family protein gives MTRETNGPGTDTDGVVGLDGVVGLVLAAGGGRRLGGRPKALLEHRGRPLVEHAVGVLREAGCVRVHVVLGAAADAVRERAALPGCVLVDNPDWQEGMGSSLRAGLESLRDTGGGTAALVSLVDQPGIGAAATARVRAAYRSPSTLAAAAYEGVRGHPVLFGSAHWAGIAASAVGDRGARAYLKEHAAEVTLVECGDVARAHDIDTVEDLIHLE, from the coding sequence ATGACGCGAGAGACGAACGGGCCGGGGACCGATACCGACGGGGTCGTGGGGCTGGACGGGGTCGTGGGGCTGGTCCTCGCGGCGGGCGGCGGGCGCAGGCTCGGCGGGCGGCCGAAGGCATTGCTCGAACACCGGGGGCGGCCACTGGTGGAGCACGCGGTGGGGGTGCTGCGGGAGGCGGGCTGCGTGCGGGTGCACGTGGTTCTGGGCGCGGCGGCGGACGCCGTACGGGAGCGGGCCGCACTGCCCGGATGTGTCCTTGTCGACAATCCCGACTGGCAGGAGGGCATGGGGTCCTCCTTGCGGGCGGGTCTGGAGTCCCTGCGGGACACGGGCGGCGGGACGGCGGCGCTCGTCTCGCTCGTGGACCAGCCGGGGATCGGCGCGGCGGCGACGGCCCGGGTGCGCGCCGCCTACCGCTCCCCGTCGACACTCGCGGCAGCGGCGTACGAGGGGGTGCGGGGCCACCCGGTCCTGTTCGGCTCCGCGCACTGGGCCGGGATCGCGGCGAGCGCGGTGGGCGACCGGGGAGCGCGCGCCTACCTCAAGGAGCACGCGGCCGAGGTGACTCTGGTCGAGTGCGGAGACGTGGCGCGGGCACACGACATAGACACCGTCGAGGACCTGATCCACTTGGAGTGA
- a CDS encoding DUF5955 family protein, with the protein MLRSVGQRRVSGGGEDPRVAELHAAVARLRRELAAHPVEFADRGIAEDELAALAEMARGGAPEVLRMRRSLLLVAGAIGSVSALAAGLAAVRGAVEMFGGR; encoded by the coding sequence GTGTTGCGGAGTGTGGGGCAGAGACGAGTGAGCGGTGGCGGCGAGGATCCACGGGTGGCGGAGCTGCATGCCGCCGTGGCCCGGCTGCGCCGTGAACTCGCCGCACACCCCGTCGAGTTCGCCGACCGGGGCATCGCCGAGGACGAACTCGCCGCCCTCGCCGAGATGGCTCGCGGCGGCGCCCCGGAAGTGCTCAGGATGCGCCGGTCGCTGCTGCTCGTCGCGGGCGCGATCGGCTCGGTCAGCGCGCTGGCCGCGGGGCTCGCCGCGGTACGGGGCGCGGTGGAGATGTTCGGCGGCCGCTGA
- a CDS encoding PLP-dependent aminotransferase family protein, with protein MAEASVVHAVDRRLGSRQFAALLHGTSGEHPGYRALAHGVRTLLLDGRVPLHTRLPAERELATALGVSRATVTAAYDVLREGGYVRSRRGAGTWTELPEGQRPASVAAFPAGDGVLDLAVAAPGAPEPELTAALGAAATMLAEHVPTPGYHPYGIPELRAAVAERFTRRGLPTLPDQILITTGAQHALSLTLALLGRQGDRVLVENPSYPNALDAIRGAGLRAVPVPVTEDGWDSGLVESSLRQAAPRIAYLVPDFQNPTGCLMPREQRVRVLETARATGTWLLIDETIADIALDVPPPAPFASLAPHSTAEQVVTVGSLSKTHWGGLRIGWVRAGSRLITELAMKRVPSDMATPVIEQLMALQLLRGMDEVLRERLPRLRAQRDALAASLARHLPEWRWQLPPGGLSLWVDLGRPVASALAGAALGHGVRIEGGSRFGADPGTHEHRLRVPFTLPPELSEQAVRRLAAALAGDLRPLDADRTHRNWVA; from the coding sequence ATGGCAGAGGCATCGGTGGTCCACGCCGTGGACAGGCGGCTCGGCAGTCGGCAGTTCGCCGCGCTGCTGCACGGCACGTCCGGCGAGCACCCCGGTTACCGCGCGCTCGCCCACGGCGTCCGCACCCTCCTGCTCGACGGCCGCGTCCCGCTGCACACCCGGCTGCCCGCCGAGCGGGAGCTGGCCACGGCACTCGGGGTCAGCCGGGCCACGGTCACGGCGGCGTACGACGTGCTGCGCGAGGGCGGCTACGTACGCAGCCGGCGCGGGGCGGGCACCTGGACCGAGCTGCCCGAGGGACAGCGACCGGCCAGCGTGGCGGCCTTCCCGGCGGGTGACGGCGTGCTCGACCTCGCGGTGGCCGCGCCCGGCGCCCCGGAGCCCGAGCTCACCGCGGCCCTCGGCGCGGCGGCCACGATGCTGGCCGAGCACGTGCCGACGCCGGGCTACCACCCGTACGGGATCCCGGAGTTGAGGGCGGCCGTCGCGGAGCGTTTCACGCGGCGCGGGCTGCCGACGCTGCCCGATCAGATCCTGATCACCACGGGCGCCCAGCACGCGCTGTCGCTGACGCTGGCCCTGCTGGGCAGGCAGGGCGACCGAGTGCTCGTGGAGAACCCGTCGTACCCGAACGCCCTCGACGCGATCCGCGGGGCGGGCCTGCGCGCGGTGCCCGTGCCGGTCACGGAGGACGGCTGGGACAGCGGTCTCGTCGAGTCGTCGCTGCGGCAGGCGGCGCCGCGCATCGCCTATCTCGTACCGGACTTCCAGAACCCGACCGGCTGTCTGATGCCGCGCGAGCAGCGCGTGCGCGTCCTGGAGACGGCTCGCGCCACGGGCACCTGGCTGCTGATCGACGAGACCATCGCGGACATCGCGCTCGACGTGCCGCCGCCGGCGCCGTTCGCCTCGCTCGCGCCGCACAGCACGGCCGAACAGGTCGTCACCGTCGGGTCGTTGAGCAAGACGCACTGGGGCGGGCTGCGGATCGGCTGGGTGCGGGCGGGGTCGCGGCTGATCACCGAGCTGGCGATGAAGCGGGTGCCGAGCGACATGGCGACGCCCGTCATCGAGCAGTTGATGGCGCTCCAGTTGCTGCGCGGGATGGACGAGGTGCTGCGCGAGCGGCTGCCGCGGCTGCGGGCGCAGCGGGACGCGCTCGCGGCCTCGCTCGCCCGCCATCTGCCCGAGTGGCGTTGGCAGTTGCCGCCCGGCGGGCTCTCGCTCTGGGTGGACCTGGGCCGCCCGGTGGCGTCCGCGCTCGCGGGTGCCGCGCTCGGACACGGCGTACGCATCGAGGGCGGCTCGCGCTTCGGCGCGGATCCCGGTACGCACGAGCACCGGCTGCGCGTTCCCTTCACGCTCCCGCCCGAGCTGTCGGAGCAGGCGGTGCGGCGGCTCGCGGCGGCGCTCGCGGGCGATCTGCGTCCGCTCGACGCGGACCGAACGCACCGCAATTGGGTGGCCTGA
- a CDS encoding universal stress protein, with product MGWMESGVERSGGGDGAGGGRVIVGVSGSLASLAALRAAAVEARRGGLGLLAVAAWEPPEGEALYLRHPDREWALHWQAEARARLDRAFDQVFGGEPSGIGTVRRLVVRDRPGRALCEVAGRAEDLIVIGTRRGRGRRHGGGRGTRIHRYVRTHAGCPVLTVPAPAVPKGLRRALRRVMAEDFALVGR from the coding sequence ATGGGGTGGATGGAGAGCGGAGTGGAGCGGTCGGGCGGTGGCGATGGCGCGGGTGGCGGGCGGGTGATCGTGGGCGTGAGCGGCTCCCTCGCGAGCCTCGCCGCGCTGCGGGCGGCCGCCGTGGAGGCACGGCGCGGCGGCCTCGGACTGCTCGCGGTCGCCGCCTGGGAGCCGCCGGAGGGCGAGGCGCTGTATCTGCGCCACCCCGACCGGGAATGGGCCCTGCACTGGCAGGCCGAGGCACGGGCGCGACTCGACCGCGCCTTCGACCAGGTCTTCGGCGGCGAGCCGTCGGGGATCGGGACGGTGCGGCGGCTGGTGGTCAGGGACCGGCCGGGGCGGGCCCTGTGCGAGGTCGCGGGGCGCGCGGAGGACCTCATCGTGATCGGCACGCGACGCGGTCGCGGACGCCGACACGGAGGCGGGCGCGGCACCAGGATCCACCGCTACGTCAGGACGCACGCGGGCTGCCCCGTCCTCACGGTCCCGGCACCTGCCGTACCGAAGGGGCTGCGCAGGGCGCTGCGGAGGGTTATGGCGGAGGACTTTGCGTTGGTGGGGCGCTGA
- a CDS encoding response regulator, translating into MSPDTARTVRLLLADDHPVVRAGLRAVLDAEPDFEIVAEAATAEAAVERAAGGGIDVVLMDLQFGAGMHGSAATAEITACAGAPRVLVLTTYDTDADILAAVEAGAAGYLLKDAPPEELAAAVRTAASGRSALAPAIAHRLMDRMRAPGEALSRRELEVLRLVRDGLSNQRISKELFLSQATVKSHLVHIYAKLGVDSRTAAVAAATSRGLIRRDT; encoded by the coding sequence GTGAGCCCGGACACGGCCAGGACCGTGCGCCTCCTCCTCGCCGACGACCACCCCGTCGTACGGGCCGGTCTGCGCGCCGTGCTCGACGCCGAGCCGGACTTCGAGATCGTCGCGGAGGCGGCGACGGCGGAGGCCGCGGTGGAGCGGGCCGCGGGCGGCGGGATCGACGTGGTGCTGATGGATCTGCAGTTCGGCGCCGGGATGCACGGCTCGGCGGCGACGGCCGAGATCACCGCGTGCGCGGGGGCGCCGCGGGTGCTCGTGCTCACGACGTACGACACGGACGCGGACATCCTCGCGGCGGTGGAGGCGGGGGCCGCGGGCTATCTCCTCAAGGACGCGCCGCCGGAGGAACTCGCCGCGGCGGTCCGCACCGCCGCGTCGGGCCGCTCGGCCCTCGCGCCCGCGATCGCGCACCGCCTCATGGACCGGATGCGGGCGCCCGGGGAGGCGCTCAGCCGCCGGGAACTGGAGGTACTCCGCCTGGTGCGGGACGGTCTCTCCAACCAGCGGATCAGCAAGGAACTGTTCCTGAGCCAGGCCACGGTGAAGTCCCATCTGGTGCACATCTACGCGAAGCTCGGCGTGGACTCCCGCACGGCGGCGGTCGCTGCGGCGACCTCACGCGGCCTGATCAGACGCGACACCTGA
- a CDS encoding sensor histidine kinase encodes MPRPQETAPPLPVPLALRLCLHALLAGLLSLAAVKALTGANDTGGGAGLAHHPAAIVAAALLMGAVYTAGALNPRVPRARRAAVLWLTALAASWLVLLALSPDGLWAAFPLYFLQLHLLPLRWALPAVLGTAAAAIASFLVHSAQVTPGSFIGPLLGAAVAVVTVLGYQALYRESEHRRELIDELVATRAELAAAERTAGTLAERERLAREIHDTLAQGLSSIQLLLRAAQRGLPAGSPAAPHIERARAAAQDNLAEARRFVRALTPPDLEHGSLAGALERLSTSSPGPRVRFSVSGTPTELPTPYEVALLRIAQSALANTVRHAAADRAEITLTFMDASVTLDVVDDGRGFDPVREPRADAPRDGGEGGFGLPAMRSRAESLGGTFTVESGPGQGTAVAISLPMPARTREAAA; translated from the coding sequence ATGCCGCGCCCCCAAGAGACCGCACCCCCGCTCCCCGTGCCCCTCGCCCTCCGCCTCTGCCTCCACGCCCTGCTCGCGGGACTCCTGTCCCTGGCCGCGGTCAAGGCACTGACGGGCGCGAACGACACGGGCGGCGGGGCCGGGCTCGCCCACCATCCCGCCGCGATCGTCGCGGCCGCGCTCCTCATGGGCGCCGTCTACACGGCAGGCGCCCTGAACCCCCGGGTCCCCCGCGCACGCCGCGCCGCGGTCCTCTGGCTGACGGCGCTCGCGGCGAGCTGGCTGGTGCTGCTCGCGCTCTCGCCCGACGGGCTCTGGGCGGCGTTCCCGCTGTACTTCCTCCAGCTCCACCTGCTCCCGCTCCGCTGGGCGCTCCCCGCGGTGCTCGGTACGGCCGCCGCGGCGATCGCGAGCTTCCTCGTGCACAGCGCGCAGGTCACTCCGGGCAGCTTCATAGGGCCGCTGCTCGGCGCGGCGGTGGCCGTGGTCACGGTCCTCGGGTACCAGGCGCTGTACCGCGAGAGCGAGCACCGCCGCGAGCTGATCGACGAGCTGGTGGCGACCCGCGCCGAGCTCGCCGCCGCCGAGCGCACGGCGGGCACGCTCGCCGAGCGCGAGCGGCTCGCGCGCGAGATCCACGACACGCTCGCGCAGGGCCTCTCCTCGATCCAGCTCCTGCTGCGGGCGGCCCAGCGCGGACTTCCCGCGGGCTCGCCCGCCGCCCCGCACATCGAGCGGGCGCGCGCCGCGGCGCAGGACAACCTCGCCGAGGCGCGGCGCTTCGTCCGCGCCCTGACGCCGCCCGATCTGGAGCACGGCTCGCTGGCCGGGGCGCTGGAGCGGCTGAGCACGTCGAGTCCGGGCCCTCGGGTCCGCTTCTCCGTCAGCGGCACGCCGACAGAACTCCCCACTCCGTACGAAGTGGCGCTGCTGCGCATCGCACAGTCCGCGCTCGCGAACACGGTGCGGCACGCGGCGGCGGACCGCGCGGAGATCACGCTGACGTTCATGGACGCGTCCGTCACGCTCGACGTGGTGGACGACGGCCGCGGTTTCGACCCGGTGAGGGAGCCGCGCGCCGACGCGCCGCGGGACGGGGGCGAGGGCGGCTTCGGGCTCCCCGCGATGCGCTCGCGCGCGGAGTCGCTCGGCGGCACGTTCACCGTCGAGTCCGGTCCTGGCCAGGGCACGGCGGTGGCGATCTCGCTGCCGATGCCCGCGCGTACCCGGGAGGCGGCCGCGTGA
- a CDS encoding ABC transporter permease has translation MFVAWRDLRFAKGRFALMGAVVVLITLLVGLLSGLTAGLAKENTSAITGLPADQLAFAAPPDGQSVSFTNSLVRQSAWEKWAERPGVTSARPIGISTLSATAGDRSGAVSAFGVEPDSGIAPDGIAPGEAVLSEQAADDLGVGVGDRVRLGTGGPRERVARIASDASYSHTPVVWITLDDWQGIGHRGTSVDEQATVIALRTGGDGVDLAAGDKAAGTETKSLDGALSAIGSYQAENGSLQLMRGFLFVISALVIGAFFTVWTIQRAGDIAVLKALGASTPYLLRDALGQAVVMLVAGAGIGTAIAVGVGWLIGGGDVPFVLEVSTVLWPAGVMVVLGVLGAGLSVRRITAVDPLVALGSAR, from the coding sequence ATGTTCGTCGCATGGAGAGACCTGCGGTTCGCCAAGGGGCGGTTCGCCCTCATGGGGGCCGTCGTCGTATTGATCACCCTGCTCGTCGGCCTGCTGTCCGGGCTGACCGCCGGGCTCGCCAAGGAGAACACCTCGGCGATCACCGGGCTGCCCGCCGACCAGCTGGCCTTCGCCGCGCCCCCCGACGGCCAGTCCGTCTCCTTCACCAACTCGCTCGTACGCCAGAGCGCCTGGGAGAAGTGGGCGGAGCGCCCCGGGGTGACCTCCGCGCGGCCCATCGGGATCAGCACGCTCAGCGCCACCGCGGGCGACCGGTCCGGCGCGGTCTCCGCCTTCGGCGTCGAGCCGGACTCCGGGATCGCGCCCGACGGCATCGCGCCGGGCGAGGCGGTGCTCTCCGAGCAGGCCGCCGACGATCTCGGCGTGGGCGTCGGCGACCGGGTCCGCCTGGGCACCGGCGGTCCGCGCGAACGCGTCGCGCGGATCGCCTCCGATGCCTCGTACAGCCATACGCCCGTCGTGTGGATCACCCTTGACGACTGGCAGGGAATCGGACACCGCGGTACGTCCGTCGACGAACAGGCCACCGTTATCGCGTTGCGGACCGGTGGCGACGGGGTGGACCTGGCCGCGGGCGACAAGGCGGCAGGGACCGAGACCAAGTCCCTGGACGGGGCGTTGAGCGCGATCGGTTCCTACCAGGCCGAGAACGGGTCCCTCCAGCTGATGCGGGGGTTCCTGTTCGTCATCTCCGCGCTGGTCATAGGGGCGTTCTTCACCGTGTGGACCATTCAGCGCGCCGGGGACATCGCCGTCCTGAAGGCGCTCGGGGCCTCCACGCCCTACCTCCTGCGGGACGCGCTCGGGCAGGCCGTGGTGATGCTCGTCGCCGGTGCGGGCATCGGGACCGCGATCGCCGTGGGGGTGGGGTGGCTCATCGGTGGGGGCGACGTTCCGTTCGTCCTCGAGGTGTCGACCGTGCTGTGGCCCGCCGGGGTGATGGTGGTGCTCGGGGTGCTCGGGGCCGGTCTGTCCGTGCGGCGGATCACCGCCGTGGATCCGTTGGTTGCGTTGGGAAGTGCGCGGTGA
- a CDS encoding ABC transporter ATP-binding protein, translating to MGMPVSSLVVEGVTLTYPDGGGRLTALDGVGLDVPAGTMTAVVGPSGSGKSSLLAVAATLVTPERGRVVVDGVETGSLSPSEKAELRRTRLGIVFQQPNLLASLTALEQLELMARVAGARRGAPERARELLSAVGLAGEAGRRPHQLSGGQRQRVGIARALMNEPAVLLVDEPTSALDHERGAVVMDLLAELTRERGTATVLVTHDRARLGVADRVVEMVDGRLSLTGAR from the coding sequence ATGGGTATGCCCGTGTCCTCGTTGGTCGTCGAAGGCGTGACGTTGACCTATCCGGACGGGGGTGGGCGGCTGACCGCGCTGGACGGCGTGGGGCTCGATGTCCCCGCCGGGACGATGACGGCTGTCGTCGGCCCTTCCGGGTCGGGCAAGTCCAGCCTCCTCGCCGTGGCCGCGACGCTCGTCACACCGGAGCGGGGGCGGGTCGTGGTCGACGGCGTCGAGACGGGTTCGTTGAGCCCGTCCGAGAAGGCGGAGCTGCGCCGGACGCGCCTGGGCATCGTCTTCCAACAGCCGAACCTGCTGGCCTCGTTGACCGCGCTGGAGCAGTTGGAGCTCATGGCACGGGTGGCGGGGGCGCGGCGCGGGGCACCGGAGCGGGCGCGGGAGCTGCTGTCGGCGGTGGGGCTCGCGGGGGAGGCGGGGCGGCGTCCGCATCAGTTGTCGGGTGGGCAGCGGCAGCGGGTGGGGATCGCGCGGGCGCTGATGAACGAGCCCGCGGTGCTGTTGGTGGATGAGCCGACGAGTGCGTTGGACCATGAGCGGGGGGCCGTGGTGATGGACCTGCTGGCGGAGCTGACGCGGGAGCGGGGGACGGCGACGGTGCTGGTCACGCATGATCGGGCGCGGCTTGGGGTGGCGGATCGGGTGGTGGAGATGGTGGACGGCAGGTTGTCGCTGACGGGGGCGCGGTAG
- a CDS encoding IclR family transcriptional regulator, with amino-acid sequence MPTSSASDASAEVAATKSPAASGGVQSLERAFDLLERMADAGGEVGLSELSASSGLPLPTIHRLMRTLVACGYVRQQANRRYSLGPRLIRLGESASRLLGTWARPYLARLVEETGETANMALLDGDEIVYVAQVPSKHSMRMFTEVGRRVLPHSTGVGKALLAHTPPEEVRALLARTGMPAATEKTITTPEGFLDALEEVRRTGYAVDDNEQEIGVRCLAVPVPNSPTAAAISISGPAGRVTESATDKIVPVLQEVAVELSAALASATPSS; translated from the coding sequence GTGCCGACGTCCAGCGCCAGCGACGCATCTGCTGAAGTCGCCGCCACCAAATCCCCCGCCGCGAGCGGTGGGGTCCAGTCCCTCGAGCGCGCCTTCGACCTCCTCGAGCGGATGGCGGACGCCGGGGGCGAGGTCGGCCTCAGCGAGCTCTCCGCCAGCAGCGGTCTTCCGCTCCCCACGATCCACCGCCTCATGCGCACGCTCGTCGCCTGCGGTTACGTACGTCAGCAGGCCAACCGCCGCTATTCGCTGGGCCCACGCCTGATCCGCCTCGGCGAATCGGCGTCCCGGCTGCTCGGCACGTGGGCCCGGCCCTACCTCGCCCGGCTGGTCGAGGAGACCGGCGAGACGGCGAACATGGCGCTGCTCGACGGCGACGAGATCGTGTACGTCGCGCAGGTGCCGTCCAAGCACTCCATGCGGATGTTCACCGAGGTCGGCCGTCGGGTGCTGCCGCACTCCACGGGCGTGGGCAAGGCGCTCCTCGCCCACACGCCGCCGGAGGAGGTCCGGGCGCTGCTCGCCCGCACCGGGATGCCCGCGGCCACGGAGAAGACGATCACCACGCCGGAAGGGTTCCTCGACGCGCTCGAGGAGGTACGGCGCACGGGGTACGCCGTCGACGACAACGAGCAGGAGATCGGGGTGCGGTGCCTGGCGGTGCCGGTGCCCAACTCCCCCACGGCGGCAGCGATCTCCATCTCCGGTCCGGCCGGTCGCGTCACGGAGTCCGCCACGGACAAGATCGTTCCGGTTCTGCAAGAGGTGGCGGTGGAACTCTCAGCGGCGCTGGCGAGCGCGACGCCTTCCTCCTAA
- the allB gene encoding allantoinase AllB gives MSEQDVAAELVLRSTRVITPEGTRAASVTVAGGKIVAVGAHDAEVPDGARLEDFGDDVLLPGLVDTHVHVNDPGRTEWEGFWTATRAAAAGGITTLVDMPLNSLPPTTTVDNLRTKQDVARSKAHIDVGFWGGALPDNVQDLKPLHDAGVYGFKCFLSPSGVDEFPELNQEQLTASMAEITGFGGLLIVHAEDPHELEAAPSKSGPKYDDYLQTRPRISEDTAIEGLIAVAKRLGARVHVLHLSSSDALPLVAAAKREGVKLTVETCPHYLTLTAEEVPDGASEFKCCPPIREAGNQDLLWEALADGTIDCVVTDHSPSTADLKTDDFATAWGGISGLQLSLPAVWTEARKRGYGLEDVVRWMSTRTAQLVGLDQKGAIEAGRDADFAVLAPDETFTVDPAELQHRNRVTAYAGKTLSGVVKSTWLRGERILHGGEFSEPAGRLLERNS, from the coding sequence GTGTCGGAACAGGACGTGGCCGCTGAGCTGGTTCTTCGCTCGACTCGCGTCATCACGCCGGAGGGTACGCGGGCCGCATCGGTCACCGTTGCCGGTGGGAAGATCGTCGCCGTCGGCGCGCACGACGCCGAGGTGCCGGACGGCGCCCGCCTGGAGGACTTCGGCGACGACGTCCTGCTGCCCGGCCTCGTCGACACGCACGTCCACGTGAACGACCCCGGCCGTACGGAGTGGGAGGGCTTCTGGACCGCCACCCGGGCCGCGGCCGCCGGTGGCATCACGACCCTCGTCGACATGCCGCTCAACTCCCTGCCGCCGACCACGACCGTCGACAACCTGCGGACCAAGCAGGACGTCGCCAGGAGCAAGGCCCACATCGACGTGGGGTTCTGGGGCGGTGCGCTGCCCGACAACGTGCAGGATCTGAAGCCGCTGCACGACGCGGGCGTGTACGGGTTCAAGTGTTTCCTGTCGCCCTCGGGCGTCGATGAGTTCCCCGAGCTCAACCAGGAACAGCTCACCGCCTCCATGGCCGAGATCACCGGGTTCGGCGGGCTGCTCATCGTGCACGCCGAGGATCCGCACGAGCTGGAGGCGGCGCCGAGCAAGAGCGGCCCCAAGTACGACGACTACCTCCAGACCCGTCCCCGCATCTCCGAGGACACGGCGATCGAGGGCCTCATCGCCGTCGCCAAGCGGCTCGGCGCCCGCGTGCACGTCCTGCACCTGTCGTCGTCCGACGCGCTGCCGCTGGTCGCCGCCGCCAAGCGCGAGGGCGTGAAGCTGACGGTGGAGACCTGTCCGCACTATCTGACGCTCACCGCCGAGGAAGTCCCCGACGGGGCCAGCGAGTTCAAGTGTTGCCCGCCCATCAGGGAGGCGGGCAACCAGGACCTGCTGTGGGAGGCGCTGGCCGACGGGACCATCGACTGCGTCGTGACCGACCACTCGCCGTCGACCGCCGATCTGAAGACCGACGACTTCGCGACCGCCTGGGGCGGCATCTCCGGGCTCCAGCTGAGCCTGCCCGCCGTCTGGACCGAGGCCCGTAAGCGGGGGTACGGGCTCGAGGACGTGGTGCGGTGGATGTCCACCCGCACCGCACAACTGGTCGGACTCGACCAGAAGGGCGCCATCGAGGCCGGCCGCGACGCCGACTTCGCGGTCCTCGCGCCCGACGAGACCTTCACCGTGGATCCCGCGGAGCTCCAGCACCGGAACCGAGTCACGGCGTACGCGGGCAAGACCCTCAGCGGCGTCGTGAAGTCCACCTGGCTGCGCGGCGAACGCATCCTGCACGGCGGCGAGTTCAGCGAACCCGCAGGCCGACTTCTGGAAAGGAACAGCTAA